The region ATGACGAAGAGCAGGGAGAGCAGCGGCCAGAGAGGAACTATCGTTATGATCCGACCATTTCAGGGCATCCACCCCAAGATCGACCCGTCCGCCTTCGTGGCCGAGACCGCCGTGATCATCGGCGACGTGGAGATGGGTCCCCAGAGCAGCATCTGGTACAACTGCGTGGCCCGCGGCGACGTGAACCATATCCGTATCGGCGCCCGCAGCAACGTGCAGGACCTGACCATGCTCCATGTCACCCACAAAAAGCATGCCGACGACCCCGGCGCGCCGCTCATCATCGGCGACGATGTCACCATCGGCCACAGCGTGACCCTGCACGGCTGCACCCTGCACAACGGCTGCTTCATCGGCATGCAGGCCATGGTCATGGACCGGGCGGTGGTGGGGGAGGGCGCCCTGGTGGGGGCGCGGGCCCTGGTCACCGAGGGAACGGTCATCCCGCCCCACACCCTGTGGGTCGGCGCACCGGCCAAGTACAAGCGCGACCTGACGCCGGACGAGGTGGCCTGGCTGCGCAAATCCGCCGGCAACTACGTGAATTACGCCCAGCAGTATATGAACGACTGATGCCGAGACCGGCCCTCAATCCCTATCTGGCCGTGGCGGCCGCCGTGATCGCGGTCTCCTTTTCGTCGCTGTTCGTGCGCCTCGCCACGGCGCCGCCCCTGATCATCGCCACCTACCGCCTGCTGTTCACCTTTGTGGCGCTGGCCCCCTTCACCCTCATGAAACGGGGGGTGCTGGCCGGGCTCGACCGGCGGCAGGTGGCGCTCTCCGCCATGAGCGGCCTGTTTCTGGCCCTGCATTTCGTGACCTGGTTCATCTCCCTGGGCTATACCAGCGTGGCCAGTTCCACGGTGCTGGTGACCCTGCAACCGGTCTTCGTGGTGGTCGGTTCGCTGCTTTTCTTCAAGGAGCGCATCCCGCGCCTGGCCGCCGTAGGCGGAGTACTGGCCCTGGCGGGAAGCGTCATCATCGGGGCCGCCGATTTCCAGGTCGGCATGCGGGCGCTGATCGGCGACCTGCTGGCGCTGGTGGCGGCGGTCATGGTCTCCGGCTACCTGCTGATCGGCCGCAGGCTGCGCTCGGGCATCCCCCTGGAGGGATACACCTTCGTCACCTACGGGACCAGTTCCCTGGTTCTGGTGGCCGCAACGCTGGTCACCCGGACACCCTTCACCGGCTACCCGGCCCGGGACTGGCTCTTGTTTCTGGCCCTGGCCCTGGTCTGTACGGTCATGGGGCACACGGTCTTCAACTGGGCGCTGAAATACGTTCAGGCCTCGGTGGTTTCGGTCAGCATCCTGGGCGAACCCCTGGGGGCCATCCTGTGGGCCGCCGTTTTCCTGGGGGAACCGCCGACCCTGCGCCAGATGGCGGGGGGGCGGTCATCTTCAGCGGCCTGTATCTCTTCACCAGGGTCACGGCGCGCGCTCCGCAGCCGACCTGACACATGCAAAGAAGGAAGGAAACCAGTCATGCACCATGAACTCAGCCCCAGCGCCCGCAAGGTGCAGGAAGCCCTGGAAGCGGCCGGGGTCCCCTGTCGCGTGCAGGAATTGGCCGCCAGCTCCCGCACCGCCGCCGAAGCGGCCGAAGCGGTGGGCTGCGATGTGGCCCAGATCGTCAAATCCCTGGTATTCAAGGGGACCCGCTCGGGAGCCCCGGTGCTGGCCCTGGTCAGCGGCAAAAACCGCGTCGATGAGGCCTTGCTGGCAGCAGCCTGCGGCGAACCGGTGGGCAAGGCCGATGCGGCCTTTGTCCGGGAGCGTACCGGCTTCGCCATCGGCGGCATCCCGCCCCTGGGACACCGGGAGCCGCTTTGCCCGGTCATCGACCGGGACCTTCTGGAATACCCCGAGGTCTGGGCCGCGGCCGGCACCCCCCACGCCCTGTTCCGCATCACCCCCGCCGACCTGCTGGCCGTAACCGGCGGCCGCCCGGCGCCCCTCTCCTGAACCGGGACCGGCCCATGCAATCCCCCCCCAGCCGGGAACCGCTCCGCCAAGGCCTGATCTACGGCCTGCTGGCCTATCTGGTCTGGGGTTTTTTCCCGGTCTACTTCAAGGCGTTGCACGACATCCCGCCCCTGGAGGTGGTTGCCCACCGCATCGTCTGGTCGGTCTTTTTCCTGCTGGCGCTGGCGGCCCTCTCGGGGCGCTGGGGCGAGGTCAGGGCGGCCTTCGCGTCGCGCCGCGTGCTGCTGACCCTGGCCGGCTCCACCACCCTGATCACCGTCAACTGGCTCGTGTTCATCTACGCCGTGGGCCAGGGGCAGGTGCTCCAGTCGAGCCTGGGATACTTCATCACCCCCCTGGTTAACGTGCTTTTGGGCATGGTCTTCCTGCGGGAGCGGCTGCGGCCGCTGCAAATGATCAGCCTGCTGCTGGCCGTTGCCGGGGTCGGCCTCCTGACGCTCCGGGTCGGGGCCGTGCCCTGGATCTCCCTGGCGCTCGCCGCCTCCTTCGGCCTCTACGGCCTGCTGCGCAAGACGGCCCATGTGGAATCCCTGGCCGGCCTGCTGGTGGAGACGCTCCTGACCGGGCCGCTGGCCCTGGCCTACCTGGTCTGGCTGGCCCTGCACGGCCAGGGCGCCTTTCCGGCGGCCGTGGAGCGGGGTGCCCTGTGGCTCCCCCTGGCGGGCGTCCTGACCGCCACGCCGCTTTTGCTCTTCGCCGCAGCGGCCCGCAGGCTGCGGCTGGCCACCATCGGCTTCCTGCAGTACCTGACCCCCACCCTGCATTTCGCCCTGGCCGTGCTGGTTTACGGGGAACCGTTCACCCCGGCCCATATGCTGACATTCATCTTGATCTGGAGCGGCCTGGCGCTCTATACTGCCGATGCGGTCCGCACCTTCCGCAATCCGGCGGCAAGCCGCGGCGAAGATCACTCCTGACCGCGGGGGAACGGCACCTTTATGGTAAAAGAACATCCTCCACCCGCTGCGAATTCCCCCGACTCCCGGACCGTGCAGACCGCCCTGGACATCCTGGACGGGCAGTCGCGTCCGAACCGCCTGACGCGCCTGATGCCGTTTCTGGGACCGGCCTTCATCGCCAGCGTGGCCTACGTGGACCCGGGCAACTTCGCCACCAACATCCAGGGGGGCGCCCAATTCGGCTACCTGCTGGTCTGGGTGATCGTGGCCAGCAACCTCATGGCCATGCTCATCCAGACCCTTTCGGCCAAGCTGGGCATCGCCACGGGCATGAACCTGGCGGAGCAGTGCCGGGCCCGCTTCCCCCGCCCGGTGGTCATCGCCATGTGGCTCTTGATGGAGATCGTGGCCATGGCGACGGACCTGGCCGAATTCCTCGGCGCCGCCCTGGGCTTCCAGCTCCTCATGGGCATACCGCTCTTCGCCGGCGCCCTGCTCACCGCCCTGGCAACCGTGCTGATCCTGGGGATGGAGCGGTACGGGTTCCGCCCCCTGGAGGCGGTCATCTCATCCATGGTCGGCATGATCGCCCTCTGCTACCTGCTGGAAACCATCATCGACAGGCCCGACTGGGGGCTGGTCGCCTACCACGCCGTCGTACCGCAGTTTGCGGGGACCGAAAGCGTTCTCCTGGCCTCGGGGATCCTGGGGGCCACGGTCATGCCCCACGCCATCTTCCTCCATTCCGCCCTGACCCAGGGGCGCATCGTCGTACGCGACCCGAAGCGGCTCAAAAGCCTCTACCGCTTCGAGATCGCCGATGTGGTCATCGCCATGGGCATGGCCAGCTTCGTCAATATCGCCATGCTGGTCATGGCGGCAGCCACCTTCCACACCACCGGGCACACCGCCGTCGGCACCATCGAGGAGGCCTACCGGACCCTGGAGCCGCTCCTGGGCTCGTGGGCAAAATGGATCTTCGGCCTCTCGCTGCTGCTCTCGGGGCTATCGTCGTCCACCGTGGGGACCAGCGCGGGGCAGGTGATCATGCAGGGCTTCATGCAGCGGCACATCCCGATCTGGCTCCGGCGCCTGGTGACCATGGCGCCTTCCCTGATCGTCATCGGCGTGGGGCTGGACCCGACCCGCACCCTGGTCGTCAGCCAGGTGGTGCTCAGCTTCGGGCTTCCGTTCGCAGTCATTCCCCTGGTCATGTTCACCCGCCGCCCGGACATCATGGGGGACCTGACCAACAAGCCCGTCACAACGCTCCTGGCCGGCATGATCGCGGGGATCATCCTCGCGCTCAACGGCTACCTCCTCTTCAAGACACTGGTAACGGGGTGATCCCATGTTCAAGCATTTCCTCGTCCCTTTAGACGGTTCACGCCTGGCCGAGGCGGCCTTGCCGGCCGCCGCCTTCCTGGCGGACAAACTCGACGCGCGGGTCACGCTCTTCCATGTGGTGGAAAAGAACGCCCCCAGCGAGGTCCATGGCCAGCCCCACCTGCGCAACGCGGAGGAGGCGGCGGATTACCTGCACCTCCTGGCACAGCGCGCCTTCCCCCCCGGGATCGTGGTGGACTGCCACGTGCACGCCACGGAAGCGGACGATGTGGCCGGCAGCATCGTCGCCCACGCCGACGAACTGGAACACGATCTGGTGATCATGTGTTCCCACGGCCGCGGGCAGGCCCTGCACCTGTTTCTGGGAAGCATCGCCCAGAAGGCCATTGCCCTGGGCTCCCGGCCGGTCCTCATCACCCATCCCGACGCGAAGGGGGGCGCGCCCCCCTTCGCCTGCAACAACATCCTCATCCCCCTGGACGGCGAGCCCGATCATGCCCTGGCCCTGCCGGTTTCGGAGGAGATCGCCCGGGCCTGCGGCGCGGCGCTGCACCTCATGACGGTCGTTCCCCGCTTCGCCTCCCTGTCGGGCGCGGCAAAGGTTTCCAGCAGGATGCTTCCCGCCACCACGTCCCGGATGCTGGAGATGGCCTTCCAGGATACCCGGGAGATCTTCCGGGAGCAGGTGGAATCCTTGCGGAGGCGGGGGTTTGCGGCGAGCGCCCACGTGTTGCGGGGGGACCCGGCAAAGACGATCGCCCAGGCCGCCAGCCAGACCGGGGTGGACCTGGTCGTGCTGGCCACCCACGGGAAAACCGGCATGGAGGCGTTCTGGGCGGGAAGCGTCGCCCACCGGATCTGCACCCTGAGCAAGATCTCACTGCTTTTGATCCCGCTCCCCAAGGCATAGCGGAGCGGGTCCGGCACCGCCCGCAAACGCCAGCGACATTGGCAGCTTGCAAGAAATCCGGCCTTGCCTGCATCGTGGATTTTTGTTATTTTCCTGGCACATTACGGAAAGGACGTCGAATGAAGGTAACCATCCTGGGGAGCGGGACATCCACCGGGGTCCCCATGGTGGGATGCAAATGCCGGGTATGCACGTCGGACGACCCGAAGGACCGCAGGACCCGGGCGTCCCTGCTGATCCACCATGGGGGGCGCACCATCCTGGTGGACACCTCCACCGACCTGCGGCGGCAGGCCCTGCGCGAAGGGGTGGAAAGGATCGACGCCGTTCTCTTCACCCACCCCCATGCCGACCACGTGAACGGCATCGACGACCTGCGCGGCTTCCACTTTCTGCACAAAGAGGTCGTTCCCTGCTATGCCTCCGCCGAGACCTTCCGGGGCTTGTGGACGGGGTTCCGCTACATCTTTTTCGAAACCGGCGGGTCGGGCTATACGCCGCTTTTGTCGCCCCGGGAGCTTTCCGGCCCCTTCGAGCTGTTCGGGCTGACGGTCGTCCCGATCCCGCTGCTGCACGGCAAGGGCACCGCCACAGGTTTCCGCATCGGGCCGATTGCCTACCTGACGGACTGCAGCGCCATTCCCGCCAGTTCCCTGCCGCTCCTGGAGGGACTCGACGTGCTGATCATGGACGGACTGCGCTGGACGCCCCATCCGTTCCACTTCAACATCGAGGGGGCCATTGCCGCGGTGGAACCGATCAGGCCGGCCCGCGTCGTCCTCACCCATCTGACCCACGAAGTGCTCCACAGCGAACAGGCCACGCTGCCGCCCGGCTTCGAATTCGCCTACGACGGCATGGCGTTCGATGTAATGTAATATGTGATTGTGACGGGAGAGGGAGACTATGCACAAGGACATACGGCTACATGGGCAGGTCGGCAGCCACGTCGAGTATTTCGTCATGGTGGTGGGCAACGACGCCTATCAGCGCTACTTTTTCAACATCGTCCAGGAGGAGGAGCACCTCCGCATCTTCTCGCCGGGCAACGAGTTCATTATCACGCCCCAGGGGATCG is a window of Geobacter sp. FeAm09 DNA encoding:
- a CDS encoding gamma carbonic anhydrase family protein, with the translated sequence MIRPFQGIHPKIDPSAFVAETAVIIGDVEMGPQSSIWYNCVARGDVNHIRIGARSNVQDLTMLHVTHKKHADDPGAPLIIGDDVTIGHSVTLHGCTLHNGCFIGMQAMVMDRAVVGEGALVGARALVTEGTVIPPHTLWVGAPAKYKRDLTPDEVAWLRKSAGNYVNYAQQYMND
- a CDS encoding EamA family transporter, with the translated sequence MPRPALNPYLAVAAAVIAVSFSSLFVRLATAPPLIIATYRLLFTFVALAPFTLMKRGVLAGLDRRQVALSAMSGLFLALHFVTWFISLGYTSVASSTVLVTLQPVFVVVGSLLFFKERIPRLAAVGGVLALAGSVIIGAADFQVGMRALIGDLLALVAAVMVSGYLLIGRRLRSGIPLEGYTFVTYGTSSLVLVAATLVTRTPFTGYPARDWLLFLALALVCTVMGHTVFNWALKYVQASVVSVSILGEPLGAILWAAVFLGEPPTLRQMAGGRSSSAACISSPGSRRALRSRPDTCKEGRKPVMHHELSPSARKVQEALEAAGVPCRVQELAASSRTAAEAAEAVGCDVAQIVKSLVFKGTRSGAPVLALVSGKNRVDEALLAAACGEPVGKADAAFVRERTGFAIGGIPPLGHREPLCPVIDRDLLEYPEVWAAAGTPHALFRITPADLLAVTGGRPAPLS
- the rarD gene encoding EamA family transporter RarD produces the protein MQSPPSREPLRQGLIYGLLAYLVWGFFPVYFKALHDIPPLEVVAHRIVWSVFFLLALAALSGRWGEVRAAFASRRVLLTLAGSTTLITVNWLVFIYAVGQGQVLQSSLGYFITPLVNVLLGMVFLRERLRPLQMISLLLAVAGVGLLTLRVGAVPWISLALAASFGLYGLLRKTAHVESLAGLLVETLLTGPLALAYLVWLALHGQGAFPAAVERGALWLPLAGVLTATPLLLFAAAARRLRLATIGFLQYLTPTLHFALAVLVYGEPFTPAHMLTFILIWSGLALYTADAVRTFRNPAASRGEDHS
- a CDS encoding Nramp family divalent metal transporter; the encoded protein is MVKEHPPPAANSPDSRTVQTALDILDGQSRPNRLTRLMPFLGPAFIASVAYVDPGNFATNIQGGAQFGYLLVWVIVASNLMAMLIQTLSAKLGIATGMNLAEQCRARFPRPVVIAMWLLMEIVAMATDLAEFLGAALGFQLLMGIPLFAGALLTALATVLILGMERYGFRPLEAVISSMVGMIALCYLLETIIDRPDWGLVAYHAVVPQFAGTESVLLASGILGATVMPHAIFLHSALTQGRIVVRDPKRLKSLYRFEIADVVIAMGMASFVNIAMLVMAAATFHTTGHTAVGTIEEAYRTLEPLLGSWAKWIFGLSLLLSGLSSSTVGTSAGQVIMQGFMQRHIPIWLRRLVTMAPSLIVIGVGLDPTRTLVVSQVVLSFGLPFAVIPLVMFTRRPDIMGDLTNKPVTTLLAGMIAGIILALNGYLLFKTLVTG
- a CDS encoding universal stress protein: MFKHFLVPLDGSRLAEAALPAAAFLADKLDARVTLFHVVEKNAPSEVHGQPHLRNAEEAADYLHLLAQRAFPPGIVVDCHVHATEADDVAGSIVAHADELEHDLVIMCSHGRGQALHLFLGSIAQKAIALGSRPVLITHPDAKGGAPPFACNNILIPLDGEPDHALALPVSEEIARACGAALHLMTVVPRFASLSGAAKVSSRMLPATTSRMLEMAFQDTREIFREQVESLRRRGFAASAHVLRGDPAKTIAQAASQTGVDLVVLATHGKTGMEAFWAGSVAHRICTLSKISLLLIPLPKA
- a CDS encoding GPMC system MBL fold metallohydrolase gives rise to the protein MKVTILGSGTSTGVPMVGCKCRVCTSDDPKDRRTRASLLIHHGGRTILVDTSTDLRRQALREGVERIDAVLFTHPHADHVNGIDDLRGFHFLHKEVVPCYASAETFRGLWTGFRYIFFETGGSGYTPLLSPRELSGPFELFGLTVVPIPLLHGKGTATGFRIGPIAYLTDCSAIPASSLPLLEGLDVLIMDGLRWTPHPFHFNIEGAIAAVEPIRPARVVLTHLTHEVLHSEQATLPPGFEFAYDGMAFDVM